CTGCGTTGATCTGCTTTTCAAATTCGATTAATCGCGGATCATCGACGGTGCAACCCGGCCAGCTGATGAGAATCAGATCGTTACTCTCAAAATCTTTGGAGAACTGATCGTAATTCTGTCTGGATTGCATGAAGTCAGGTGCCCACTTCTCCGGGGCAATCGACATGCTTTCCACGCTTTTGTGGGCACCATAAATCAGAAATGGTGTGATCAGAACGAGTAAGACAACCGTGATGAGGTAACGGCGAATATAATGCGGTTTTGAAACTGTCATGGCGACGATCTTTGTGTAAGGGGCAAAACACAATCACAGGTACTACAGGGCGATCCCAGCCCATCCGTACACGGCAAGTCTAGCTCACGACTTGGCACTCGTCATAAAAAATGACAACCTTTTTGCAGACTTCTTCGCCTACTTAATCACTACAATCCACACAAAGAAATGATTCTCTAATCAAACCGCCTGTCGATTGCGTCGCACATCGATATAGACGGCAATGAGAATCACTGCCCCTTTTACTATGTATTGCAGTGAGTAATGAATGCCAGCCTGATTAAGACCTTTATCAAGTATACCGATGATAATAGCACCGATCAAGGTTCCAAATATAGTGCCCCGCCCACCGGTAAAGCTGGTGCCCCCCACAACGACTGCCGCGATCGCAGTCAACTCAAACATTTCGCCTGAAGCGGGTTCTGCAGAGTACAGTTGGGAAGTGTGAATCAGGCCCGCAACTCCTGCCAGTACAGAGCAAATCAGGTAGACCATCACTTCCACACGGACGACCGGTATACCTGTATAGAGGGCGGCTTCACGATTGCCGCCCAGCGCATAAATATGCTGGCCGAAGCGGGTACGATGCAGAAGCAGAGCCATCAGCACAAACAGTGTTAGCATGATGACCACGGGGAAAGGCACTACGCCAAAAAGTCGCCCATTGCCGATCTCCAGCAAGATAGTTTGCTGATCTCCAATCGAGATGGGCAGGCCACTGTTAAAACGGAGCGCACAACCGCGGGCAATCAGCATGGAAGCCAGGGTGATAATAAATGGTGGCATTGCCGTTTTCGCAGCAGCGATGCCATGAAAGATTCCAAAGAGCGCAGCCACTCCCAGTCCGGCCAATATTGAAATCAGTAGATAGAATCCATTTTGCGTATCTCCGGAAATGGCCGAGAGACAGTACACGGTTGTGGTTCCGACCAGAGCCACCATCGCACCGACGGACAGATCGATCCCGCCGATCAGAATAACCAGCGTCATGCCCAGCGCGAGAATCGTATTGACGGAAATCTGTTGTGTCAGATCCAGCATATTTTCCGGCGCTAAAAATGTAGGAACCCAGATGCGAAACAGCAGCAGCAAAATAATAATCGCCGCCAGCAGGGGCACCATTTGTCTGACTACCTTCACGCTTCCCCTCCTGTCAGCTTCTGCATCATCTGTGTTGCGGTGATTTTCTCAGCCGGATAAACGCCCGTCAGTCGCCCCGCCTGAAACGTACCGACCTGATGTGAAATATTCAGGACCTCATCCAGGTCCGATGAAATCAGAATCAACGCCATGCCCTGCCTGACCAGTTCGCCAATCAGGCGATACAGGTCTTCGCGAGCGCCGACGTCGATGCCCCGCGTGGGCTCATCGAGGATTAAGATCTTCGGCGGCTCTTCCATCC
The sequence above is a segment of the Gimesia algae genome. Coding sequences within it:
- a CDS encoding ABC transporter permease — encoded protein: MKVVRQMVPLLAAIIILLLLFRIWVPTFLAPENMLDLTQQISVNTILALGMTLVILIGGIDLSVGAMVALVGTTTVYCLSAISGDTQNGFYLLISILAGLGVAALFGIFHGIAAAKTAMPPFIITLASMLIARGCALRFNSGLPISIGDQQTILLEIGNGRLFGVVPFPVVIMLTLFVLMALLLHRTRFGQHIYALGGNREAALYTGIPVVRVEVMVYLICSVLAGVAGLIHTSQLYSAEPASGEMFELTAIAAVVVGGTSFTGGRGTIFGTLIGAIIIGILDKGLNQAGIHYSLQYIVKGAVILIAVYIDVRRNRQAV